GGAGAGGGGAGAACTGCAACTCAGCTTGATTCGCCGGGTTGAGGCGCATGCGGAGAGGGCCCCCTCCCCCCAGCCCCCTCCACCCGCTCCGCGGGAGAGGGGGAGCCGTTCGGCGCGGGGGCGGGCCGCGGCAGGTTGCGGGTCGATGCGGGGAAAGTCGACGCAGGCCAGCCTGACGTTTTGGGGTCTCGGCGGCTCGCCGCGGTGGGGGCGGATGATGAGCTTCGCGGCCCGCCAGCCGGTCCGGGAGCGGCGGTTCCCTCCCGCGCGAACCGGATCGGGACATGGATCGCGGGATGGAGGTTCATCCGATGTACAAGGTCCGTCAAAACGCCGCGGGCTGGCGGGACTGGACAGTGAACGCGCGGCGCGTTACTCTCCGGTAAACACAAGCACCACGCGGAGATCCGCCCCTGATCGCGGGCCGGTTTTCGCCGTTCGGGAGCGGGATCGCGGGCGGGGCGGATTGCTTCCGGCCTCCGCCGGTCTTTCGCTTCCGTCATCGCAGACCGGATCCGCTCTCCGGTCCCCGTACGGCAAGGTCGCTCGCCAGAGCGACCTTTCTTTGTTTTGCGGCCCGTCCAATCCAATCGTTTCCCGCCCCAACCCGGCGGGAAATTTCACTGCACAGCGGCGGACGCCCCGGTCCGCGCGAGAACGGCATTCCATGAACAACGGCGGCTGGTACACCCTGGGCCGCGTGGTGGCGGGCGGACCCAGGCGGCTGCGGGAGCGGCTGGGCGCCCTGGGCTTTCGCGGGCGCATTGAACTCCTTCCCCGGCTTGCGATCGCGGCGTTGGCCACGGTGCTGGTTGTGGGCGCGCTGTCGTCGCTCAACAACCTGCGCCAGGTGGAGCGCATCGGCTCGCTGCACGTGCCCGCCGTGCAGCGCAGCCGCGACCTGAGCGAAACGCTGGACGCCGTGCACCGCGAGTTCCGCGACGCCGTGGCGCTTCGCGATACGGCCATGCTTACGGATACCGACACGCTGCGCTCGCACTTTCTGGCCGACGCGCGCGGCCTGGGCGAGATCGGCGCGGTGGACGAGGACGAGGCGGCGTCGCTGGGCGAGGCGTTCGACGCCTGGTACACGCGCGCGCGCCGCACCACGTCGCGCTTCATCGGCGGGGAAAGCAGCCCGGAGATGATCGCCGACCTGCAGGCGATGACCGCCGGGCGCGCGGAACTGGGCACCCGCATCGCCCGGGTGCGCAGCGCGCGCGAGGCCGACATCGCCCAGGTGTTCCGCGCGTCGCGGTGGATGGGGATCGGCACGCTCCTCTTTGTCCTCGCCGTGGCGGCGGCGGCGGGGTGGCTGCTGTGGCGCATCAGCCGCGAGGTGCTGGGCAGCGTGACCGCGCAGGTGGATGAGGCCGTGCAGGTGGCCGAGCGGGTGAGCGCCGGCGACGTGGACGGCGTGGAGGCCCGCGGCATCGAGACGGTGGAGGCGGACGCGGGCGGGACGGACGAGCTGGGGCGGCTGGTGGCGGCCATGCGCGGGATGGTGGCGTACCTGCGCGAGATGGCGCAGGCGGCGGACCGCATCGCGGGGGGCGACCTGAGCGTTCCCGTCCATCCGCGGTCGGAGCGCGACACATTTGGCCACGCGTTCCAGCGCATGACCACCTCGCTGCGCTCCATGGCCGAGGTGGCCGACGAGATCGCCGCGGGCGACCTGACGCGCCGCGTGGAGCCGCGCTCGGACGAGGACCGCTTCGGACGCGCCTTTTCGGGAATGCAGGCGCGCCTCAGCAGCGTCATCGACGAGATCCGCGGCGCGACGCACACCATGTCGGCCAGCGCGGCGGAGCTGGCGGCGAGCGCGCAGGAGCTTTCCGCCACCGCCACGCAGCAGGCGCACGCGGTGATGGAAACCACCGAGGCGCTGTCGGAGGTGAACGCCGTGGCGCAGGGAAGCGCCACCCGCAGCCGCGACATGCGCGCTGTCGTGCTGCGCGGCGCCGGGCACGCGGAGCGGGGCGCCGCCGCCGCGGTGGAGACGGTGGAGGCGATGAACGCCATCACCCGCCGCATTTCCGTCATCCACTACCTGGCGGACCAGACCAACCTGCTGGCGCTGAACGCGGCCATCGAGGCGGCGCGCGCGGGCGAGCACGGACGCGGCTTTTCCGTGGTGGCGGCAGAGGTGCGCACGCTGGCGGAGCGCAGCCAGGAAGCGGCGCGGGAAATCGGCGCCATCGCGGCCAGCAGCAGCGGCGTGGCGGACCGCAGCGCGGGGCTGATGACGGCGCTGGAGCCCGTCATCCGCGAAGCGGCCGCCCTGATGGAAGAAGTGGCCGAATCCAGCACGCGCCAGTCGGAACAGCTGGCGGGGGTGGGAGAACGGACGGTTGAGATGGACCAGATCACCCAGAACAACGTGGCCGCGTCGCAGGAACTGTCCTCCACCGCCGAAAAGCTGGCGGCCGAGGCGGACCAGCTGCAGGCGCTGGTGAGCTTCTTTCGCATCCGGGGGCACCATGACCGCTGAACGGATGCGCCGCGGCGCGGTGGCCGTCCTCCTTCTGGCGCTGGCCGCGTGCGCGTGGGATGGGGGGACCAAGGTTGCAAAGAAGCGCGTCCGGGTCGGCCTCGTGCTGAGCAGCGGGGGCCGGGGGGACGGCGGATTCAACGACGCGGCCATCGCCGGGCTGGCGGAGGCCGCGCGCACGCTGGGCGCCGACACGGCCGTGAGCGAGAGCGGGGGGGACGAGACGAGCCCCGCCGCGCTGGGCCGCTACGCGCAGGAGGAACGCGATCTGGTGGTGGGGATCAGCTTCATGGCGAGCGCGCCCGCGTTTGCGCTGGCCAACCAGCATCCCAACACCGACTTCGCCGTGCTGGACTATTCGCCGGTGACGGATTCGCTGGGCCGCGCCATGCCCACGCCGCCCAACCTGGCCGGCATCACCTACCGCTCGGAAGAAGGCGCCTTTCTGGCCGGCGCGCTGGCGGGACTGATGTCGAAGACCGGCCGCGTGGGCTTCGTGGGCGGGATGGACGCGCCGGTGATCCGCCAGTTCGAGGCGGGGTACGCGGCGGGGGTGCGGCGCGTGTGCCCGGCCTGCCGCGTGGTGGTGAGCTACGCGGGAACGACGCCCGCGGCGTTCAGCGACCCGGCGCGCGGGCTGGCGCTGGCCGCGGCCCAGTACGCGGGCGGGGTGGACGTC
The sequence above is a segment of the Longimicrobium terrae genome. Coding sequences within it:
- a CDS encoding methyl-accepting chemotaxis protein is translated as MNNGGWYTLGRVVAGGPRRLRERLGALGFRGRIELLPRLAIAALATVLVVGALSSLNNLRQVERIGSLHVPAVQRSRDLSETLDAVHREFRDAVALRDTAMLTDTDTLRSHFLADARGLGEIGAVDEDEAASLGEAFDAWYTRARRTTSRFIGGESSPEMIADLQAMTAGRAELGTRIARVRSAREADIAQVFRASRWMGIGTLLFVLAVAAAAGWLLWRISREVLGSVTAQVDEAVQVAERVSAGDVDGVEARGIETVEADAGGTDELGRLVAAMRGMVAYLREMAQAADRIAGGDLSVPVHPRSERDTFGHAFQRMTTSLRSMAEVADEIAAGDLTRRVEPRSDEDRFGRAFSGMQARLSSVIDEIRGATHTMSASAAELAASAQELSATATQQAHAVMETTEALSEVNAVAQGSATRSRDMRAVVLRGAGHAERGAAAAVETVEAMNAITRRISVIHYLADQTNLLALNAAIEAARAGEHGRGFSVVAAEVRTLAERSQEAAREIGAIAASSSGVADRSAGLMTALEPVIREAAALMEEVAESSTRQSEQLAGVGERTVEMDQITQNNVAASQELSSTAEKLAAEADQLQALVSFFRIRGHHDR
- a CDS encoding BMP family lipoprotein, yielding MTAERMRRGAVAVLLLALAACAWDGGTKVAKKRVRVGLVLSSGGRGDGGFNDAAIAGLAEAARTLGADTAVSESGGDETSPAALGRYAQEERDLVVGISFMASAPAFALANQHPNTDFAVLDYSPVTDSLGRAMPTPPNLAGITYRSEEGAFLAGALAGLMSKTGRVGFVGGMDAPVIRQFEAGYAAGVRRVCPACRVVVSYAGTTPAAFSDPARGLALAAAQYAGGVDVIFHAAGGTGTGVFRAARESGRWVIGVDVDQYDQAPGRVLTSITKNLGVSVQGLVKQESEGAFRAGLISQGLADGALGWIYDERNRALIPPAVYNQVETLRQAVIAGLIQVPRVPEEAAAG